In Acidobacteriota bacterium, one DNA window encodes the following:
- a CDS encoding GYD domain-containing protein: MPQFVLLTKLAPESMQDPKARRAMGKDWLGKVKSACPQVRWIAHYALLGPYDFLDIYEAPDVETAQKVALISRSGGATTVESWPALPYDEFMRLFEGLSGS; this comes from the coding sequence GCCGCAGTTCGTCCTGCTGACGAAACTGGCTCCGGAGTCGATGCAGGATCCGAAGGCGCGCCGGGCGATGGGCAAGGACTGGCTCGGAAAGGTCAAGTCCGCCTGCCCCCAGGTCCGCTGGATCGCCCACTACGCGCTGCTCGGCCCTTACGACTTTCTCGACATCTACGAGGCGCCCGACGTCGAGACGGCGCAGAAGGTCGCCCTGATCTCGCGCTCGGGGGGCGCCACGACCGTCGAGAGCTGGCCGGCGCTGCCGTATGACGAGTTCATGCGCCTGTTCGAGGGCTTGAGCGGAAGCTGA